The following proteins come from a genomic window of Nostoc sp. ATCC 53789:
- a CDS encoding sodium-dependent bicarbonate transport family permease gives MDLSLIVSNILNPPILFFFLGMTAVFVKSDLEIPPPVPKLLSLYLLFAIGFKGGVELIKSGLNQEVILTLAAAMMMACVVPIYTFFILKWKLDTYDAAAIAATYGSISAVTFITAGAFLSELGIQYDGYMVAALALMESPAIIVGLILVSIFTADEKREFAWSEVLQEAFLNSSVFLLVGSLLIGVLTGERGWHVLEPFAQGLFYGILTFFLLDMGLVAARRIKDLQKTGVFLILFAILIPILNAGVGLVIAKFIGMPPGNSLLFAVLCASASYIAVPAAMRMTVPEANPSLYVSTALAVTFPFNIIVGIPLYLYGINLFWR, from the coding sequence ATGGATCTGAGCTTAATTGTATCCAACATTTTGAATCCGCCAATCCTGTTTTTCTTTTTAGGCATGACTGCGGTTTTTGTCAAGTCTGATCTAGAAATTCCCCCACCAGTGCCTAAACTCCTTTCGTTGTATCTGCTGTTTGCCATTGGTTTTAAAGGAGGGGTAGAACTAATCAAAAGCGGACTTAATCAAGAAGTGATTCTAACACTCGCAGCAGCAATGATGATGGCTTGTGTTGTTCCAATTTACACCTTTTTTATATTAAAGTGGAAACTGGATACTTACGATGCTGCTGCGATCGCTGCAACCTACGGTTCTATCAGTGCTGTCACTTTCATCACTGCTGGCGCTTTTCTTAGTGAGCTTGGTATTCAGTATGATGGTTACATGGTAGCAGCTCTGGCCCTGATGGAATCTCCGGCGATCATTGTTGGTCTGATCTTGGTGAGTATATTCACCGCCGATGAAAAGCGAGAGTTTGCTTGGTCGGAAGTTTTGCAAGAAGCATTTCTTAATAGTTCAGTTTTTCTACTAGTTGGTAGCCTTTTAATCGGTGTGTTGACAGGAGAACGTGGTTGGCACGTATTAGAACCCTTTGCTCAAGGGTTGTTTTATGGCATTCTCACCTTCTTTTTACTGGATATGGGACTGGTTGCTGCCAGAAGAATTAAAGACTTGCAAAAAACCGGAGTTTTCCTGATTTTATTTGCCATACTAATTCCTATACTCAATGCAGGCGTTGGGTTAGTGATTGCCAAATTCATCGGTATGCCTCCGGGAAATTCGCTGTTATTCGCTGTATTGTGTGCCAGTGCTTCTTACATTGCTGTCCCGGCGGCGATGCGGATGACTGTTCCCGAAGCAAATCCCAGCCTGTATGTTTCTACCGCTTTAGCAGTCACATTTCCGTTCAATATTATTGTGGGAATTCCGCTATATCTCTACGGAATTAACCTATTTTGGAGGTAA
- a CDS encoding P-II family nitrogen regulator → MHVVKKIEIIANSFELAKILESLDKSGVHSHAVIRNVVGKGLRGTTEDLDMTMLDNVYILAFCMPEELKRVVENLRPLLNKFGGTCYVSDVMEIRSVRCIASI, encoded by the coding sequence ATGCACGTAGTTAAAAAGATAGAAATTATCGCCAACTCCTTTGAGCTTGCCAAAATTTTAGAGAGTTTAGACAAGTCGGGTGTACATAGCCATGCCGTAATCCGCAATGTAGTTGGTAAAGGATTACGAGGAACGACAGAAGATTTAGACATGACCATGCTTGATAATGTTTACATCCTCGCATTTTGTATGCCAGAAGAACTCAAGCGTGTTGTTGAAAATCTCAGACCACTCCTCAATAAGTTCGGAGGTACTTGCTACGTTTCCGATGTGATGGAAATTCGCTCTGTCAGATGTATCGCATCGATTTAA
- a CDS encoding carbonic anhydrase — protein MERRDFLKLGMTGAFGMMLTASDLLWQVKQAKAAEIPPNSPESLSPDEALQKLIEGNQRFIKHHPQYPDQSELRLHEVAQAQHPFATILSCADSRVPAEIVFDQGIGDIFDVRIAGNIATHEAIGSIEYAVVLLGSPLLMVMGHERCGAVTAAVQNESLPGDISTFVKAIKPALKKVKDQPGDAVENAVVANVQYQIERLQKSKLLSEQVQSGKLKIVGGRYDLDTGKVSIIT, from the coding sequence ATGGAACGTCGTGACTTTTTGAAGTTGGGAATGACCGGAGCCTTTGGAATGATGCTAACTGCCAGCGATTTACTCTGGCAGGTTAAACAGGCTAAAGCTGCCGAAATCCCCCCAAATTCCCCTGAATCCCTCAGTCCTGATGAAGCATTACAAAAGCTGATAGAGGGAAATCAGCGATTTATTAAACATCACCCCCAATACCCCGATCAATCTGAGCTGCGGTTGCACGAAGTTGCTCAAGCTCAACATCCATTTGCAACTATTCTTAGTTGTGCTGATTCACGAGTACCGGCAGAAATTGTTTTCGATCAGGGTATTGGAGACATCTTTGATGTTCGGATTGCCGGCAATATTGCCACACATGAAGCGATCGGCAGTATTGAATATGCCGTTGTTTTATTAGGTTCTCCACTGCTGATGGTGATGGGCCATGAACGTTGTGGGGCTGTAACCGCAGCTGTCCAAAATGAATCGTTACCCGGTGATATTAGTACTTTTGTGAAGGCAATTAAGCCAGCCCTGAAAAAGGTCAAAGATCAGCCAGGTGACGCGGTTGAAAATGCTGTGGTAGCAAATGTGCAATATCAAATTGAACGGTTGCAAAAATCAAAGCTTTTAAGTGAGCAGGTGCAGTCAGGTAAATTGAAAATCGTGGGCGGTCGCTACGACTTGGATACAGGTAAGGTAAGTATTATTACTTAA
- a CDS encoding ATP-binding protein, with protein sequence MPTQKPTLIDSSSEIKKVSAEEPSTDELPTIEFPSRGKLKASSWRIHQKIGYGYFVAIGIGFFGALTGLVIANYYRGREVRQFNQAYEQGQLLSNYRDAVVGAQLHSSNLVAVLENSQQLQTKKADFLKNVEKAQQLESKISGFIDSKPKRLAATSSTLQTLLLDYKNNLKAYVEQIEVVLQKIDSQPAQPQQISAARSQLLTIMRGETAMRLDQLSESLANILQTAENQEQERQKAVEQAKVVERFIVIISMLVSVAIAAIVAWRTSRAIAEPVITVTQVAEQVARKHNFDLRAPVTTEDEIGLLAKSLNRLIERVSERTKELQQAKELAEAASKAKSVFLANVSHELRTPLNAVIGLSQLLEDDATDLGLSADFITDLETINAAGKHLLHLINEILDLSKIEAGKMTLYPETFEIATLINNVVLTVKPAIEKNANVLEVHFDEQLGTMYADQTRMRQVLLNLLSNASKFTTNGKVTLTVNREKEELRLDAPLGMITFTVTDTGIGMSNRQQQQLFQPFTQGDTSTTKKYGGTGLGLAISRHFCQMMGGEIIVKSQPGLGSTFTIRLPMTVQD encoded by the coding sequence ATGCCAACTCAAAAGCCAACCCTTATCGATAGCAGTTCAGAAATCAAAAAAGTGTCAGCCGAAGAGCCATCGACAGACGAACTACCGACCATAGAATTTCCCTCACGAGGGAAACTCAAAGCCAGTTCTTGGCGCATCCATCAAAAAATTGGCTATGGGTACTTTGTAGCTATCGGAATTGGTTTTTTTGGAGCGCTAACTGGGTTAGTGATTGCCAACTACTACCGGGGTAGGGAAGTAAGGCAATTCAATCAAGCTTATGAACAAGGACAACTACTGAGTAATTATAGAGATGCAGTAGTAGGGGCGCAATTACATAGCTCTAATCTAGTTGCTGTATTAGAAAATTCACAGCAACTACAAACCAAAAAAGCTGATTTTTTGAAGAATGTTGAAAAAGCCCAGCAATTAGAGTCAAAAATTTCTGGATTTATTGACAGTAAACCTAAAAGACTAGCGGCAACAAGTTCGACTTTACAGACGCTATTGCTAGATTACAAGAATAATTTAAAAGCTTACGTTGAGCAAATCGAGGTCGTCTTACAGAAAATTGACTCCCAACCAGCGCAGCCTCAGCAAATATCTGCTGCCCGATCGCAGTTATTGACAATTATGCGTGGTGAAACAGCCATGCGCCTAGATCAGCTTTCTGAAAGCTTGGCTAATATCCTACAAACTGCTGAGAATCAAGAGCAAGAAAGGCAAAAAGCCGTTGAGCAGGCAAAAGTAGTTGAGCGATTTATCGTAATTATCAGTATGCTCGTTTCGGTGGCGATCGCAGCCATTGTAGCTTGGCGTACCAGTCGAGCGATCGCTGAACCAGTTATCACCGTCACCCAAGTAGCTGAACAAGTGGCGCGGAAACATAATTTTGATTTGCGAGCGCCCGTCACCACTGAAGATGAAATTGGCTTACTTGCCAAATCTCTAAATCGCCTGATTGAGCGAGTATCTGAGCGAACCAAAGAACTACAACAAGCTAAAGAACTAGCCGAAGCTGCTAGCAAGGCAAAAAGCGTATTTTTAGCCAATGTCAGCCACGAATTACGCACACCATTAAATGCTGTCATTGGCTTGAGCCAACTTCTAGAAGACGACGCTACCGATCTTGGTTTATCAGCAGACTTTATCACCGACTTAGAAACAATTAACGCTGCTGGTAAACATCTACTGCACTTGATTAACGAAATCCTCGACTTGTCAAAAATTGAAGCGGGGAAAATGACTCTCTATCCAGAAACATTTGAGATTGCGACGCTAATTAATAACGTCGTCCTCACAGTCAAACCAGCTATAGAAAAAAATGCCAATGTTTTAGAAGTGCATTTTGATGAGCAACTTGGAACTATGTACGCCGATCAAACTAGGATGCGGCAGGTGTTGTTAAATTTACTAAGCAACGCCAGTAAGTTCACTACAAATGGCAAGGTGACGCTGACAGTCAATAGAGAAAAGGAGGAATTACGGCTGGATGCTCCTTTAGGCATGATTACTTTTACCGTTACCGACACAGGTATAGGTATGTCTAACCGTCAACAGCAGCAGTTATTTCAACCTTTTACCCAAGGAGATACTTCGACTACGAAAAAGTATGGAGGTACAGGACTGGGCTTGGCAATTAGCCGCCACTTTTGTCAGATGATGGGTGGTGAGATTATTGTCAAAAGCCAGCCGGGACTTGGTTCTACTTTTACTATTCGTCTGCCAATGACTGTACAGGATTGA
- a CDS encoding CAAD domain-containing protein, which yields MPEQEFTETASKETTVAEINTQTGTITKLQPPAQSQDEWLKYGEQVSTFLATLPEYVGGFFNEYKQPLVTVGLIVGSIVGVKVLLAILDALNDIPLVAPTFELIGIGYSAWFVYRYLLKASTRKELTSEITTLKSQVVGKQIPEA from the coding sequence ATGCCAGAACAAGAATTTACTGAAACCGCATCCAAAGAGACTACAGTGGCAGAGATCAACACCCAAACGGGAACCATCACAAAACTCCAGCCTCCCGCACAGTCTCAAGATGAGTGGCTAAAATACGGGGAGCAAGTTTCTACATTTTTAGCAACATTGCCAGAATATGTGGGAGGCTTCTTTAATGAATATAAGCAACCCCTAGTAACAGTTGGTTTAATTGTGGGATCAATTGTTGGTGTTAAAGTACTCTTGGCAATATTAGATGCTTTGAATGATATCCCTTTAGTAGCACCTACTTTTGAGTTGATAGGGATTGGTTACTCTGCCTGGTTTGTTTACCGCTATTTACTCAAAGCCTCAACTAGGAAAGAGTTAACTAGTGAAATCACCACTCTGAAATCACAAGTGGTTGGTAAACAAATTCCAGAAGCTTGA
- a CDS encoding S-layer homology domain-containing protein: protein MTNKPPSEPESSQRTALGFDEFIAILVAFTTIGAILFWSLSRRDSSWNFNGLLSASSTPSPSVQPNQVLPSLNPKVEPNLVPKTVLPYSPPEAVVEPKTPSLPTNSAPSRAVLPSAQVIPTQPPQLQTPVPSSAVLESSLKSSALPLVTPAKQKSIIPPPIAFNDVPTNFWGRRFIDVLSSRSILKGFPDYSFRPNQPVNRAEFAAIVQKAFDQEPSKTAIAFEDVPTKFWATPAIDQAINAGFLKGYPKKTFKPQQNISRVQVLVALVSGLNLKAPTSPNQILTVYKDAKDIPPYAISKIAAATTNGLVVNYPNPQILAPNKVASRAEVAAMIHQALVKRGKLEAISSPSIVRLPSASPETSRTPKVKLSTGGSSQR from the coding sequence ATGACAAATAAACCTCCTTCCGAACCGGAGTCATCCCAAAGAACTGCCCTTGGCTTTGATGAATTTATAGCCATTCTGGTTGCCTTCACCACTATCGGAGCGATTCTTTTTTGGTCATTGTCCCGCAGAGATTCTAGCTGGAACTTCAACGGGCTGCTGTCGGCTTCTTCCACTCCTTCGCCTAGTGTTCAACCAAATCAAGTATTGCCCTCCCTTAATCCCAAGGTAGAACCAAATTTAGTCCCTAAGACAGTTTTGCCCTATTCTCCACCGGAGGCTGTTGTTGAACCCAAGACACCTTCATTGCCAACTAACAGCGCCCCTTCCCGTGCAGTGTTACCATCTGCTCAGGTAATTCCGACTCAACCCCCACAACTACAGACACCTGTACCCTCTTCAGCAGTACTTGAGTCATCACTTAAATCATCAGCGCTACCTTTAGTAACTCCAGCAAAACAAAAATCTATTATTCCGCCGCCAATTGCATTTAACGATGTGCCCACTAACTTTTGGGGTCGGCGTTTTATAGATGTTCTTTCTTCTCGTAGTATTCTCAAAGGATTTCCTGATTATTCTTTTAGACCAAATCAGCCTGTAAACCGCGCTGAATTTGCTGCGATTGTACAAAAAGCCTTTGACCAAGAACCGTCTAAGACTGCGATCGCATTTGAAGATGTACCAACAAAATTCTGGGCAACTCCAGCAATTGACCAAGCCATCAATGCCGGATTTCTCAAAGGTTATCCGAAAAAAACCTTCAAACCACAACAAAATATTTCACGAGTGCAAGTTTTGGTTGCCCTTGTTAGCGGGTTGAATTTGAAAGCGCCCACTTCGCCAAATCAGATTTTAACTGTCTATAAAGATGCTAAAGATATTCCACCTTATGCTATTAGCAAAATAGCTGCTGCTACAACCAATGGTCTGGTAGTTAACTATCCAAACCCACAAATTCTTGCTCCCAACAAAGTAGCTAGTCGGGCTGAAGTGGCGGCGATGATTCATCAAGCTTTAGTAAAACGGGGCAAATTGGAGGCAATTTCATCTCCAAGTATAGTGCGATTGCCCAGTGCATCTCCAGAAACTTCGCGCACTCCCAAGGTTAAATTGTCGACAGGAGGCTCGTCTCAACGATAA
- a CDS encoding Uma2 family endonuclease has translation MTSVSNPPNALTPFPFPDHTQLPESDGTFVKNWQEHPQSILLTDSITPILKQLNPEGEYCIGQDLGIYWRLTDPPEKGAEAPDWFYVPNVPFLLNGQTRRSYVLWREFIAPLIVLEFVSGDGSEERDQTPLKGKFWIYEQVIRPPFYGIYEASKANLEVYHLIEGQYQILPANERGHYPIVALGVELGLWLGVYQNVELPWLRWWDLQGNLLLNGDERAEQESQRAEQESQRAEQERQRADRLAAQLRSLGIEPEA, from the coding sequence ATGACCTCTGTAAGCAATCCACCCAACGCCCTCACTCCTTTCCCCTTCCCGGATCATACTCAACTTCCTGAGTCCGATGGTACGTTTGTGAAAAATTGGCAAGAGCATCCCCAAAGCATCCTACTAACTGACTCTATTACACCTATCCTTAAACAATTAAATCCTGAAGGTGAATACTGTATAGGGCAAGACTTAGGCATTTACTGGCGTTTAACCGATCCCCCGGAAAAAGGCGCAGAAGCACCAGATTGGTTTTATGTACCGAATGTACCATTTTTGCTCAATGGGCAAACGCGACGTTCTTATGTGTTGTGGCGAGAGTTTATTGCCCCGTTGATTGTTTTAGAATTTGTCTCTGGGGACGGTAGTGAAGAACGGGATCAAACTCCTTTGAAGGGTAAATTTTGGATTTATGAGCAAGTCATTCGTCCTCCCTTCTACGGCATTTATGAAGCGAGTAAAGCCAACCTAGAAGTTTATCATCTGATTGAAGGACAGTATCAGATTTTACCAGCAAATGAACGAGGACATTATCCCATTGTTGCTTTGGGTGTTGAATTGGGTTTATGGCTAGGAGTTTATCAGAATGTGGAATTACCCTGGCTGCGTTGGTGGGATTTACAAGGTAATTTGTTGTTGAATGGCGATGAAAGAGCCGAACAAGAATCCCAAAGGGCAGAACAAGAATCCCAAAGAGCGGAACAGGAACGCCAAAGAGCCGATCGCCTAGCTGCCCAATTGCGATCGCTCGGCATTGAACCAGAAGCCTGA
- a CDS encoding ATP-binding protein codes for MSEEFSCQISLPFLSLGSDRDLGLDSTLQELPMYNFPVEINHTGMEVANFLEKYPLLPGVVLVEQGKFIGMISRRRLLEFLIRPYGQELLVQQPLAVLYSYARIPMLLLADTTSILTAMQLSLKRSPELLAEPIVVHTESGAYRLLDVQELNIISWQIRGIDNLVRYERSQAQMIQNDKMANLGRLVDGVAHEILDPVGFIWGNITYVSTYSQDLLKLIAAYDQELPSVSQAINQIKEDIEFDFLEQDLSRSLASIRTGAERLKKLVTSLQNFCHIDELYPKPVDLHASIDTIILLINSRLQGEIEIVKYYGQLPPVYCFIGQLNQVLMNIFSEVVDILLNEAVRQQLHLEDKNTVQKPRIEITTQVISQEASNPNAPDSRWVLIRIADNGPGMSQELQQQIMESFSLETKNSKNTSLAVSYRIITVRHGGKLNFHSQIGIGTKFEILLPLL; via the coding sequence GTGTCAGAAGAATTTAGTTGCCAAATCTCACTGCCATTTTTGTCTCTTGGTAGCGATCGCGATCTGGGTTTAGATTCAACCCTCCAAGAACTACCAATGTACAACTTCCCGGTGGAAATCAATCACACTGGGATGGAAGTGGCTAATTTTTTAGAAAAATATCCCCTGCTACCAGGAGTAGTTTTGGTAGAACAGGGAAAGTTCATTGGGATGATTTCGCGGCGGCGGCTGCTGGAATTTTTGATCCGTCCTTATGGACAAGAGTTGTTGGTTCAGCAACCATTAGCCGTTCTCTACAGCTATGCGCGGATACCGATGTTGCTGCTTGCTGATACAACATCGATTTTAACAGCGATGCAACTTAGCTTAAAGCGATCGCCAGAATTATTAGCAGAACCAATTGTAGTACACACAGAATCTGGGGCTTATAGATTGTTAGATGTCCAAGAATTGAATATTATTTCTTGGCAAATTCGAGGAATCGACAATCTAGTGCGCTATGAACGCAGCCAAGCTCAAATGATTCAAAATGATAAAATGGCAAATCTGGGACGTTTGGTAGACGGCGTAGCGCACGAAATTTTAGACCCAGTGGGTTTTATTTGGGGGAATATAACTTATGTTTCCACCTACAGTCAAGATTTACTCAAGCTAATAGCTGCTTACGATCAAGAGTTACCATCAGTTTCCCAGGCAATTAATCAAATTAAAGAAGATATTGAATTTGATTTTTTAGAACAAGATTTGTCGCGATCGCTTGCGAGTATCCGTACTGGTGCGGAAAGATTAAAAAAGCTTGTTACTAGTTTACAAAACTTTTGCCATATCGATGAACTTTATCCAAAGCCAGTAGATTTACACGCTAGTATAGATACTATTATTTTATTAATTAATAGCCGTCTTCAAGGGGAAATTGAAATAGTTAAATACTACGGTCAGCTACCCCCAGTTTATTGCTTTATAGGGCAGCTAAACCAGGTTTTGATGAACATTTTCAGTGAAGTTGTAGATATTTTACTCAATGAAGCAGTTAGGCAACAGTTGCATTTAGAAGATAAAAATACTGTTCAAAAACCTCGAATTGAGATTACTACGCAAGTAATTTCGCAAGAAGCAAGCAATCCAAATGCACCAGATTCTCGTTGGGTATTAATTCGCATTGCTGACAATGGCCCTGGAATGTCTCAAGAATTGCAACAGCAAATTATGGAGTCTTTTTCTCTGGAAACAAAGAATAGTAAAAATACTAGTTTAGCAGTAAGTTATCGAATCATAACTGTGAGGCATGGTGGTAAATTAAATTTCCATTCACAGATTGGTATAGGTACAAAATTTGAAATTTTATTACCTTTACTTTGA
- a CDS encoding ATP-binding protein, producing MDNQDNSIQMQELEKTNRILRKKLERCESERRQLETDICTKEFLLKKVICELEDSRTDLQHRGQELENTLDSLHQMQAQMIQSEKMSALGQMVAGIAHEINNPVSFIYGNLSYISQYIHDLLRLVQLYHRYFPNPPTEIQTERKTIDLEFLEKDAIMVLHSMNIGTERIREIVLSLRNFSRLDESEFKAVDVHEGIDNTLMILQHRLKATDKSPVIQIIKDYGNLSHVECCAGQINQVFMNILVNALDALEEFNAKRTYREIRDNPSAITIRTSVVDSQWVKIAIADNGSGIPESIQKKIFNPFFTTKPVGKGTGMGMAISYQIITEKHGGKLEFFSTLGKGTEFVVQIPIQQQV from the coding sequence ATGGATAACCAAGACAATTCCATACAGATGCAAGAGTTAGAAAAGACAAACCGTATCTTGCGGAAAAAGCTGGAACGCTGCGAATCTGAACGCCGCCAGCTAGAAACTGACATTTGCACAAAGGAATTTTTACTCAAGAAAGTCATTTGTGAGTTAGAAGATTCGCGCACAGATTTGCAGCACAGAGGCCAAGAGTTAGAAAATACGTTAGATAGTTTGCATCAAATGCAAGCTCAAATGATTCAAAGCGAAAAGATGTCTGCCCTGGGTCAAATGGTGGCAGGGATTGCTCATGAAATCAACAATCCCGTTAGCTTTATTTACGGAAATCTCAGCTACATTAGCCAATATATTCATGACTTACTGCGACTTGTCCAGCTTTATCACCGTTATTTCCCCAACCCACCTACTGAAATTCAAACCGAACGCAAAACCATCGATTTAGAGTTTCTAGAAAAAGACGCGATTATGGTATTGCATTCAATGAATATCGGGACAGAGCGGATTCGAGAGATTGTGCTGTCACTACGTAACTTCTCACGCTTAGATGAAAGTGAGTTCAAAGCCGTAGATGTTCATGAAGGCATCGACAATACTTTGATGATTTTGCAACACCGCCTTAAAGCCACTGACAAAAGCCCAGTCATTCAGATCATCAAAGACTACGGTAATTTATCTCATGTAGAATGCTGCGCCGGACAGATCAACCAGGTATTTATGAACATTCTAGTAAATGCGCTCGATGCTCTCGAAGAATTCAATGCTAAACGAACTTATCGAGAAATCCGCGATAATCCCAGTGCCATTACGATTCGTACCTCTGTCGTTGATTCGCAATGGGTAAAAATTGCGATCGCTGACAATGGATCTGGGATTCCCGAATCGATTCAAAAAAAGATTTTCAACCCCTTCTTTACAACAAAACCTGTCGGTAAGGGCACAGGAATGGGAATGGCTATCAGCTATCAAATTATCACCGAAAAACATGGCGGCAAGTTAGAATTTTTTTCTACACTTGGAAAAGGAACGGAGTTTGTAGTTCAAATTCCTATCCAGCAACAAGTTTAG
- a CDS encoding FIST N-terminal domain-containing protein: MFRVVVGHSDDPDSQNAIAEVIQECSCSLADSLPQAGILFTAIDFDHVLILQRIQDAFPGIELIGGTTNGEISSILEFQQDSLTLMLFASDEVEICAGIGRGASKNPALAAQEAIAQAKAKSASVPQLCLTFPDSLTSNGVLILEALKQSLGEHIPIIGGMTADDYTFDKTYQFFQGEVLSDSIPVLLFSGKLLFSHGVACGWTPISQRSRVTKVDGNVVYEIDGQRALDFYQHYLGEERFASNYAIYALAVFEDQNHFYLRAPNGYDQQSGSVKFFLDIPEQAVVQITDATRDNILLASETSLKNALADYPGLEPTAALLISCAARRRILGTLTREEYQLVKTHLPYALPCCGFYAYGEIAPIASGGQTQIHNKTFVTLLIGTK; encoded by the coding sequence GTGTTTCGAGTTGTTGTTGGCCATAGCGACGATCCTGATTCTCAAAATGCGATCGCTGAAGTTATTCAAGAATGTAGCTGTTCTCTTGCCGATTCCCTTCCTCAAGCTGGAATTTTATTTACTGCTATAGACTTTGACCATGTGTTAATTTTACAGCGCATCCAAGACGCTTTCCCCGGAATTGAGTTGATTGGTGGAACTACAAATGGAGAAATCTCTTCAATTCTGGAGTTTCAGCAAGATTCTCTGACCTTAATGCTGTTTGCTAGCGATGAAGTGGAAATTTGTGCAGGTATTGGACGAGGAGCATCCAAAAATCCAGCCCTTGCAGCCCAAGAAGCGATCGCCCAAGCTAAGGCAAAGAGTGCATCAGTACCACAATTGTGCCTTACTTTCCCGGATAGTCTAACCAGCAATGGGGTTTTAATTTTAGAAGCTTTAAAACAAAGCCTCGGAGAGCATATTCCCATCATTGGGGGAATGACTGCCGATGACTATACCTTTGACAAAACCTACCAATTCTTCCAGGGTGAGGTATTGAGTGATTCAATTCCAGTGCTGCTATTCTCTGGAAAACTACTATTTTCTCACGGAGTTGCCTGTGGTTGGACTCCCATTAGTCAACGTAGCCGTGTAACTAAAGTGGATGGAAACGTAGTCTATGAAATTGATGGACAGCGTGCCTTAGATTTCTATCAGCATTATCTTGGTGAAGAAAGATTTGCATCCAATTATGCCATCTATGCTCTAGCAGTTTTTGAGGATCAAAATCATTTCTATTTACGCGCACCCAATGGCTACGATCAACAGTCTGGTAGCGTGAAGTTTTTTTTAGATATTCCTGAACAGGCCGTTGTACAAATCACTGATGCAACTCGTGACAATATTTTGTTAGCCTCTGAGACATCTTTGAAAAATGCTCTTGCCGATTATCCTGGTTTAGAACCAACAGCAGCGTTGCTGATTTCCTGTGCAGCCCGTCGGCGAATTCTGGGAACTCTGACCAGAGAGGAGTATCAGCTTGTCAAAACTCATTTACCATACGCATTGCCTTGTTGTGGTTTCTATGCTTATGGTGAAATTGCTCCTATAGCGAGTGGAGGCCAAACGCAAATTCATAACAAAACCTTTGTCACACTGTTAATAGGAACAAAATGA